From a single Metopolophium dirhodum isolate CAU chromosome 6, ASM1992520v1, whole genome shotgun sequence genomic region:
- the LOC132946098 gene encoding mRNA turnover protein 4 homolog: MPKSKRDKKISLTKTSKLGSKLKQSVMENLREAVNKYEHIFVFHTDNMRNGKLKDVRNEWKDSRFFFGKNKVMSYALGKSAQDEIQTNLHKLALQIEGQCGLLFTNRPVDDVIEWFDNYSEPEFPRAGIRAAYTVTLDEGPLPDTFIHSMEPSLRQLGLPTSLQRGVIQVLKSHTICKEGSVITPEQSRLLKLFGHKMAEFKIVLRYVWSKDGQFRPLLDE, from the exons ATGCCTAAGTCAAAGAGagataaaaaaa TTTCATTAACCAAGACAAGCAAATTGGGTTCTAAATTGAAACAATCTGTAATGGAAAATCTCCGTGAGGCTGTTAACAAATATGAACACATATTTGTATTTCATACTGATAACATGCGAAATGGTAAATTAAAAGATGTGCGAAATGAATGGAAAGATAGCAG GTtcttttttggtaaaaataaagtGATGTCATACGCTCTGGGAAAATCAGCTCAAGATGAAATTCAAactaatttacataaattagcTCTTCAAATTGAAGGACAGTGtggattattatttacaaaccgACCAGTTGATGATGTTATAga GTGGTTTGATAACTACTCAGAGCCAGAATTTCCCAGGGCGGGTATCAGAGCTGCATACACAGTAACATTAGATGAAGGCCCTCTACCAGACACATTTATCCATTCAATGGAACCTTCATTAAGACAGCTTGGTTTACCGACAAGTTTACAGCGCGGTGTTATACAAGTTCTAAAAAGTCATACAATATGTAAAGAAGGAAGCGTTATCACACCCGAACAGTCTAGACTACTT aaacttttTGGACATAAAATGGCAgaattcaaaatagttttaaggTATGTTTGGTCCAAAGATGGACAATTTCGACCTTTGCTTGATGAGTAA